Genomic window (Physeter macrocephalus isolate SW-GA unplaced genomic scaffold, ASM283717v5 random_1914, whole genome shotgun sequence):
tttctgtgcattaattttgtatcctgctactttactgaattcattgattagctctagtagttttctggtagcatctttaggattacctaggtataatatcatgtcatctgccaactgtgacagttttacttcttcttttccaatttggattccatttctttttcctctctgattgcagtggctaggacatccaaaactcttttgaataagagtggtgatagtgggcaaccttgtgttgttcctgatcggagatgaaatgttttcagttggtcaccattgagaatgatgttggctgtgggcttgtcatatatggtctttattttgttgatgttagttccctctatgcctacttactggagggtttttatcataaatgggtgttgaagtttgttgaaagctttttctgcatctattgagatgaaaatatggtttttctccttcaatgttttaatatggtttatcacattgattggtttccatatactgaagaatccttgcattcctgggataaacgccacttgatcatggtgtatgatccttttaatgtgctgctggattctgtttgctagtcttttgttgaggatttttgcatctattgtcatcagtgatattggcctataattttggTTTttcgtgacatctttgtctggttttggtatcagggtgatggtggcttcgtagaatgagtttgggagtgttcctccctctgctgtattttggaagtttgaaaaggataggtgttagctcttctttaaatgtttgatagaattcacctgtgaagccatctggtcctggNNNNNNNNNNNNNNNNNNNNNNNNNNNNNNNNNNNNNNNNNNNNNNNNNNNNNNNNNNNNNNNNNNNNNNNNNNNNNNNNNNNNNNNNNNNNNNNNNNNNNNNNNNNNNNNNNNNNNNNNNNNNNNNNNNNNNNNNNNNNNNNNNNNNNNNNNNNNNNNNNNNNNNNNNNNNNNNNNNNNNNNNNNNNNNNNNNNNNNNNNNNNNNNNNNNNNNNNNNNNNNNNNNNNNNNNNNNNNNNNNNNNNNNNNNNNNNNNNNNNNNNNNNNNNNNNNNNNNNNNNNNNNNNNNNNNNNNNNNNNNNNNNNNNNNNNNNNNNNNNNNNNNNNNNNNNNNNNNNNNNNNNNNNNNNNNNNNNNNNNNNNNNNNNNNNNNNNNNNNNNNNNNNNNNNNNNNNNNNNNNNNNNNNNNNNNNNNNNNNNNNNNNNNNNNNNNNNNNNNNNNNNNNNNNNNNNNNNNNNNNNNNNNNNNNNNNNNNNNNNNNNNNNNNNNNNNNNNNNNNNNNNNNNNNNNNNNNNNNNNNNNNNNNNNNNNNNNNNNNNNNNNNNNNNNNNNNNNNNNNNNNNNNNNNNNNNNNNNNNNNNNNNNNNNNNNNNNNNNNNNNNNNNNNNNNNNNNNNNNNNNNNNNNNNNNNNNNNNNNNNNNNNNNNNNNNNNNNNNNNNNNNNNNNNNNNNNNNNNNNNNNNNNNNNNNNNNNNNNNNNNNNNNNNNNNNNNNNNNNNNNNNNNNNNNNNNNNNNNNNNNNNNNNNNNNNNNNNNNNNNNNNNNNNNNNNNNNNNNNNNNNNNNNNNNNNNNNNNNNNNNNNNNNNNNNNNNNNNNNNNNNNNNNNNNNNNNNNNNNNNNNNNNNNNNNNNNNNNNNNNNNNNNNNNNNNNNNNNNNNNNNNNNNNNNNNNNNNNNNNNNNNNNNNNNNNNNNNNNNNNNNNNNNNNNNNNNNNNNNNNNNNNNNNNNNNNNNNNNNNNNNNNNNNNNNNNNNNNNNNNNNNNNNNNNNNNNNNNNNNNNNNNNNNNNNNNNNNNNNNNNNNNNNNNNNNNNNNNNNNNNNNNNNNNNNNNNNNNNNNNNNNNNNNNNNNNNNNNNNNNNNNNNNNNNNNNNNNNNNNNNNNNNNNNNNNNNNNNNNNNNNNNNNNNNNNNNNNNNNNNNNNNNNNNNNNNNNNNNNNNNNNNNNNNNNNNNNNNNNNNNNatacattcccaccaacagtgtaggagggttcttgGGGCAGCTAGTTGAAATAGAGATTATCTGGTTGTTGCagagatatccacatgcaaaagagaatttactgttttataattttaataccaATCCATTAAGATATATTTATTGCATATTCACAGTGTTTCATAGCCTTTAGTCATTGggagaaaggataaaaatgaatatcaaaaaGGTGACTACCTGACTGTATTCTAAGGGTTTTTTATATAGTGAAGTCATAGCTCATAACACATTAAGGGAATTGACACAGCTGCTTTGTAAAGTCAGACATTCTGGAATTGTTCTAGAATAAATCTTATGTGAAAATTAACTGAAGAAATTCAGAGCACTGACACCAGTAAGAAAGGAGAATGAGCTTTCTAGCAACATACTTGGTCAGTTGGATCTACTATAATTGTTCTTCAATGCTCACCTAGCACTTGCTTTAGCAATATATTTCTCCAGGGGGAAAATGGCCAAACAGGAAAACCTGAGTCTCCTCAGCTATTTCTCAGCAGTGATGTAAGTCTTTTAAATCAGATCTGTTGAGTTTCACGTTCCTACCTCTGAAGCTATTGGGGATGGCCTAGAGGAAGGCAAGTTGAAAGGCAGCTAACAAAAGTGGGTTCGGGGGGTTTGGCCACACATGTGCAGCCTGAGCCGGAGTGATTGGTTGGTGCTGCCGTGGCAGGAGCAGCGCAGAACGGGGCGGCCGCTGGAGATGCCTGACCGGTTCTGTTCTGCTCTGAGGCCAGCGGTGTGATGGAGCGGGCCAGGGACCATTCACACCTGAGGTGGACTGTGGAACAGCATGTACCAGAGGTAGAAGTCCAAGTCAAACATAGAAGAATAGCCTCACTGAGCAACCAGGAGTGTCACCTGTACCCGAGGCGatctcagcagcagcagcaagtcCCTGTGGTGGATTTCCATGCAGAACTGAGACAGGCATTCTTAGCTGAGATACCAAGAGGTGGTTAAAGCAGTATTGGAACACCCAGGTAGCTGAtttcaagagaaaacaaacaaacaaaataaaaacaggctcTATCTACTGTTTGAAGCTTCTGCTCCAGCTTGTATTGTTTGGTGGAGAACCTACGACATACCTTAATCTGTAGCCTTCCCTTAGGTCTTAAGGATCCCGAAACTTTCCTGTGGACATTGGATTTGGTGGAGTAGCAATCATGACTGTGGAAAAGAGCAGCAAGATGCTGCAGCACATTGACTCCAGGATGACATGTGTCCTGCAAGATGATTGGGTCTTCACTGTCACCTTTAAGGCTTTTGACAAGCATATGAACTTGATGCTCTTTGATTGTGATGAGTTCAGGAAGATCAAGCCAAAGAATTCAAAGCAACCAGAGCGAGAAGAAAAGCGGGCTTTGGATCTGGTGTTGCTGTGCCAGGAGAACTTGGTTTCCATGACTGTGGAGGGACCACCCCCCAAAGGTACTGGCATTGCTTGGATATCACTtgctggagctggaggaggcccTGCGGTTGGCAGAGCAGCTGGCAGAGGTGTTCCACCTGGTGTTCCAATTCCCCAGGCTCCTGCTGGATTAGCAGGCCCTGTCTGAGAGGTTGCCGGGGGAGGCATCCGAACAGGTAATGACCCTACAGGGAAGAGGCACTGTAGCAGCTGCTGCAGGTGCTGCTACTGCCAGCACTGCTGGAGCCCCAACTCGGTATCCACCAGGACAGGGGACTGCCCCCACACCTGTTGGTTGAGCAGCCCTACCTCCCGGAATTATGGCTCCTGTACCTGCTATGGGACCACACATGGGCCCACCAATTAGGCTTCCCCTACTTGAGGGACTTCAATAGGCATGCCCCCTCCAGGAATGAGaccccctccaccaggaataAGAGGTCCACCTCCACCATGAGTGTGGCCACCAAGACCCTAGGATACTATTGATCCTTCTTAGTCACTTTTTTCCTGCAGTGCGTCTTGTGGAATGTGTGTAGTGTTAGTGAGCTTTTGTCTCCTCTGCTGCATTAATATTAGCTAATAAATGCATAGAGCAATAAAGAAAAGTGCGTTCAGAAGGAGGTAGATGAACTTCATCTAGAAATTTCAGAGATTGATTGGGGATTGAGACAATTATCAAGAGGAAAGGTGTGGACCCAAATAGAGAACCAATACTGGCAAAATTAAGGCGAAGTAGGTCGGAGGAGACAAATAGTACTAGATAACAACtcataaataacatttatgaaCTATAGACTACATCCCAGGCACTCTTCTAATCACTTTACTTGTATTAACTCAGTGAATCCTCTCAACAACTTGATGTGATAGATACTTACATTATTCCCCAATGTCTTATCTCATATCATCCCAAAAGGAGACCTGGGGACCAGGATTTGGATTCAATCCCAGGGCAATGATATCAGGTGCTCTGTCTTCTATGAGAGCGTGGAAAAGTCAgtcaaggaagggaggaaaaccaAATAAGTTCTGTTAATTAGTGGTGTCTGCCATGGGCAACCAGGACTCCAAATGCCACTGGAAATGCTGTATAGAATATGCCTCAGCATTGTTCCACTGAAGGACAGGGAAGCGTTAGATTTTATCTGCCAGCTCCTACCCTTCATTAGTTGAGGATTGCTTCTGAGGCATTAATTCCTAGGCACTGTCATGTTATCATATTCCAAAACATCATCAGGAAGAGAAGCAGTCTTTGGTATATAAGGAGCTGCAGATGGTGTCAGAGCAATGACAGCATCTGCTTCACTGAGTGTGCATATGAGGAACATGGGACACAAAATTAACATCATTCAGTTTGGATTTATTCTAGAAATAATGACCATTGACTGAAGCTAGGTTTCTATATTCTGCCTGTGTTTACATGGGTAACTCAGTACAGCTAAAGCTGATGAAACAGACAAGAATAGAAAAGACATCTCACACATGGAATCCATAGCTAACAGTAAGACACAGTTCATTGGttcgttcatttattcaatcatttgtaCTTTCATCCAAAAATTTATTAAGTGCCAGGGTTGAGTTTAGTAGTGTTTTATGCACTgcggatggggtggggagaggggtataAGGAGAACAATTATGACAAGGTTACTGTTGTCATGCAGCTGACATGTTATTggagagacaaaataaataatttcaaatgataatgaatacattgaataaaatagacaTCTACGTGACTAATTACAATGCTAATAGTTATTCAGAGCACCAGCAACTTGGCCATAATTGCCAAAGAAAAAGGGAACATCCACTTCTTACCAGAANNNNNNNNNNNNNNNNNNNNNNNNNNNNNNNNNNNNNNNNNNNNNNNNNNNNNNNNNNNNNNNNNNNNNNNNNNNNNNNNNNNNNNNNNNNNNNNNNNNNNNNNNNNNNNNNNNNNNNNNNNNNNNNNNNNNNNNNNNNNNNNNNNNNNNNNNNNNNNNNNNNNNNNNNNNNNNNNNNNNNNNNNNNNNNNNNNNNNNNNNNNNNNNNNNNNNNNNNNNNNNNNNNNNNNNNNNNNNNNNNNNNNNNNNNNNNNNNNNNNNNNNNNNNNNNNNNNNNNNNNNNNNNNNNNNNNNNNNNNNNNNNNNNNNNNNNNNNNNNNNNNNNNNNNNNNNNtttgcggtacgcgggcctctcactgttgtggcctctcccgttgcggagcacaggctccggacgcgcaggctcagcggccatggctcacgggtccagctgctccgcggcatgtgggatcttcccggatcggggcacgaacccgtgtcccctgcatcggcaggtggactctcaaccactgcgccaccagggaagcccagtgggggACGTTTAAGGGGTGAGAAGCAAGTGCGTCATCAGAAACTGGGGAAAAGGACGGAGATTTACCGGAACAGCCAGGGTATGCGCAGTCCCTCAGGCCCTCTTGCACATGCACAAACTGTGTCTAGCAGAGTAAAGATGCCCCTTTGGGTGGAGATCTTAGTGTGGAAATGAAGTAAAGGTAATTTTCAGACACCTCCAGATTTCATCTGCGCAGGTGCGTTCCTTTGGTCAATTCAGAGCCGGTTTGGGGCGGTTGACCACTGTGTATCTCTCAAAACATATACCTCTCAAAGTACAGCTACAAAACATCTCTGCCAAACACCGGGTGCTtttgaaacaaacacagaaatgaatCTGGGCAAGTGTTGTTCGTCTCTCAGGAgttggtatggaaacacagagctaaatgagaggaagaaaagcGGTGACCTTTAGTTTACTTTGCCTGCTATCTTGGATCTAGCCAGTTTGGTCTGGTTTTGTTGTGGGCCTTTGTGGCATCCTGTTGACAGACCACAACTAGGTTCTATGGTTAAAAGCAGTTTCTGCACCCAGGGCCTGGGCCGCATCGCATGGGTGACAAGGACACCAGTCAAGTCAAGGAACATGGCCGACATATTAGCAAGAGTAGCATGTCTCAACTCTCTGACTGATTATACTTTTCATGCCAGGAGTTACCATGACCTCAACTAACCaattatatagggcttccctcccatagtgagtttctttttttttttttgccgtacgcaggcctctcactgttgtggcctctcccgttgcggagcacaggctccggacgcacaggttcagcggccattgatcacgggcccagccgctccgcggcatgtgggatcttcccggaccagggcacgaacccgtgtcccctgcatcggcaggcggattctcaaccactgcgccactagggaagccctatagtgaGTTTCTTGATGAGCCTCCCTGATGGCTTGACAAGCTGCAGTTGGGGAAAGAAGTATGGCTCGTGTTCATTAACTAGCCACCCATGGCCTCCTAGATATCTAATGAAGCCCCGTTTTTGCACTTTGTCATATTCTTCCTTTATGCAGATTGGGGAATAATTGGATGGATCTGGCCTTCGAGGTATGAGGGGTAGTTGCCAAGTTACTGGTTCTCTGGCCACCCTTTTGGCAGTCGCATCTGCCTTGTTGTTTCCCTCTGCATCACCCTTTTGGCGACCCGTACGATGAGTTATTACCACCTTTTTGGGATGCTGtactacttttttcttaaatcttttattttgcattacaagtttatttttaaaaggcatatagACAATAAGCAAAGTAAACATCCCATCAAGATCTTAACTTCTGCCAAGTATTATCTGTCCTAGAATTACTCCATTAAGTCCCAGTCTCTAGACATCTTTAATTCAGTAATCGTCATCTTCATCAGAGTCCATTACTTTTCTTCTGTTGAATTtaactgttgttttcttttctgtttgttggtTTACTTTTTCGAGGATTTCTATTAAACCTTGTTCTGATACCTTCCCACTTAGTTGTCCATACTGTGCCATATGTATAAGGTAATTCTGTactgc
Coding sequences:
- the LOC102982009 gene encoding SNRPN upstream reading frame protein-like, with translation MERARDHSHLRWTVEQHVPEVEVQVKHRRIASLSNQECHLYPRRSQQQQQVPVVDFHAELRQAFLAEIPRGG